One Solanum lycopersicum chromosome 4, SLM_r2.1 DNA window includes the following coding sequences:
- the LOC101256870 gene encoding probable choline kinase 1: MAVKTNGVVDGILPEELMKLLMSLATKWGDVLDLKNLKVHHLSGAMTNEVYRISWPTKNENVPRRVLVRMYGEGVDRFFNRDEEIRTFECLSKKGQGPKLLGQFANGRVEEFIHARTLSAEDLRDSEISSLIAAKLREFHNLDMPGSRNVLLWDRLRKWLNEAKGLCSPEHLKEFSLGNLDEEISLLEKELPTESQNIAFCHNDMQYGNIMIDDKTKAVTIIDYEYGGYNPIAYDFANHFCEMTANYHTDTPHIMHFNTYPDFEERQRFVRAYLSSSGNQPSDEEVKKLVDESEKYTLANHLFWGLWGVISAYVNNIEFDYMEYARGRFKQYWLRKPELLGASDDLLHVDDSAEPVHILRSKDLC, encoded by the exons ATGGCGGTGAAGACTAATGGAGTTGTTGATGGTATTTTGCCGGAGGAATTGATGAAATTGCTCATGTCATTAGCTACAAAATGGGGGGATGTGTTGGATCTAAAGAACTTGAAAGTTCATCATTTGAGTGGTGCTATGACTAATGAGGTTTATAGGATAAGTTGGCCTACTAAGAACGAAAACGTCCCGAGGAGAGTTTTGGTTCGAATGTATGGTGAAGGAGTAGATCGTTTTTTTAATAGGGATGAAGAGATTAGAACTTTCGAATGCTTGTCAAAGAAGGGTCAAGGACCTAAGCTTCTTGGTCAATTTGCAAATGGTAGAGTTGAGGAGTTCATTCATGCAAGG ACACTGTCTGCTGAAGATCTTCGTGACTCGGAGATCTCTTCTTTGATAGCTGCAAAACTGAGGGAGTTTCATAACCTTGACATGCCTGGTTCAAGGAATGTTCTTCTATGGGACCGTCTCAG AAAGTGGCTAAATGAGGCGAAGGGTCTGTGCTCCCCTGAACATCTAAAGGAGTTCTCTTTAGGTAATCTGGACGAGGAGATCAGCTTATTGGAGAAAGAACTGCCAACAGAGTCTCAAAACATTGCCTTTTGTCACAATGACATGCAGTATGGTAACATAATGATTGACGACAAAACAAAGGCTGTTACTATCATT GACTATGAGTATGGCGGTTATAATCCAATTGCTTATGACTTTGCGAACCACTTCTGTGAAATGACTGCAAATTATCATACTGATACCCCTCATATCATGCACTTCAACACTTACCCTG ATTTTGAGGAGCGACAGCGATTTGTACGTGCATATCTCAGTTCATCAG GCAATCAACCAAGTGATGAGGAAGTAAAGAAACTTGTTGACGAATCAGAGAAATATACGCTTGCAAATCACTTGTTCTGGGGATTGTGGGGAGTCATCTCG GCATATGTTAACAATATCGAGTTTGACTACATGGAGTACGCGAGGGGAAGGTTCAAGCAGTACTGGTTGAGAAAGCCCGAACTCTTAGGTGCCTCAGACGACttgttacatgttgatgatTCAGCTGAACCAGTTCACATTCTCCGCTCAAAAGATTTATGTTAA
- the LOC138348334 gene encoding dynamin-related protein 4C-like, whose amino-acid sequence MAYQNINGCISDSIEILDPKPLAVVASGVVHPPIVASFNDRIRPLLDCIDKLRHLNIMQEGIQLPTIVVVGDQSSGKSSVLESLAGISLPRGQGICTRVPLVMRLQNDPNITAPSLQLEYNNKSLPVDEIGIADAIILATDEIAGHGKGISNYPLTLVVKKNGVPDLTMVDLPGITRVAVQGQPEDIYEQIYDIIMKYIVPEESIILNVLSATVDFPTCESIRMSQKVDKTGERTLAVVTKADKAPEGLLEKVTADEVNIGLGYVCVRNRIGNESYEEARSDEERLFSTHPLLSKIDKSMVSVPVLAQKLVRIQASIISKCLPEIVRKINDRLAANLAELNRLPQHLTSVAEALTAFMRILSSSKDSLKKILLSGEFDEYPNEKEMHSAARIVEMLNQYSNELHTKNFEKVDEFLMEEIMVLQESKGIGLPNFLPRGVFLNVLQRKVKEIAASPEDFVGKLWNYLERVVIIVLMHHCENYPQLQSSTRRAAQNLIAKKKNESVDWVREIIGMEKLTDYTCNPDYLTTYSKFMAQQNTFMEIMNDHGKYSMINLEGVGVIDVGHLRKHLDVVQQAFDLKMRMMAYWKIVLMRLVDSMALHIMFSIRNMINKEMENEIIQDLMAPHGGGIERMLDESPLVAEKRNRLKKSVKLLKESKEVVANIMDRISLHDDNERD is encoded by the coding sequence ATGGCTTACCAAAACATCAATGGTTGCATTTCTGATTCAATTGAAATTCTTGATCCAAAACCTCTTGCAGTAGTAGCTTCTGGTGTTGTTCATCCTCCTATTGTTGCATCTTTCAATGATAGAATTCGTCCACTTCTCGACTGTATAGACAAGCTCCGCCATCTCAACATCATGCAAGAAGGTATCCAGCTCCCAACGATCGTAGTAGTCGGAGATCAATCTTCTGGAAAGTCCAGTGTTCTTGAATCCCTTGCTGGGATCAGTCTTCCTAGAGGACAAGGCATTTGCACCAGGGTCCCTCTTGTTATGAGGCTGCAGAATGATCCAAACATCACAGCACCAAGTCTTCAGTTGGAGTACAATAACAAGTCACTCCCTGTTGATGAAATTGGCATTGCAGATGCTATCATTCTTGCTACTGATGAGATTGCTGGACATGGTAAAGGTATATCTAACTACCCTTTAACACTAGTAGTTAAGAAAAATGGTGTCCCTGATTTGACCATGGTGGATTTACCTGGTATTACTAGAGTTGCTGTACAAGGTCAACCTGAAGACATTTATGAGCAAATTTACgatattattatgaaatatattgtCCCTGAGGAAAGCATAATCTTGAATGTTTTGTCAGCTACTGTTGATTTCCCTACTTGCGAGTCTATTAGAATGTCTCAGAAAGTGGACAAGACAGGGGAAAGGACTCTGGCTGTTGTGACAAAAGCTGATAAAGCCCCTGAAGGGCTGCTTGAAAAGGTTACCGCGGATGAAGTGAATATAGGGCTTGGCTATGTTTGTGTGAGGAATAGAATTGGGAATGAGTCTTATGAAGAAGCAAGGAGTGATGAGGAAAGGCTTTTTTCAACTCATCCACTTCTGTCGAAGATTGATAAATCGATGGTTAGTGTTCCTGTTTTGGCACAAAAGCTGGTGCGTATTCAAGCAAGCATCATTTCAAAATGCTTGCCTGAAATTGTGAGGAAGATCAATGATAGACTTGCTGCCAATCTTGCTGAACTCAACAGGCTTCCTCAACACCTAACTTCTGTAGCGGAAGCACTAACGGCATTTATGCGCATTCTGAGTTCATCAAAGGATTCATTGAAGAAAATTCTATTAAGTGGGGAGTTTGATGAGTATcctaatgaaaaagaaatgCACTCTGCAGCTAGAATTGTTGAAATGCTTAACCAATACTCTAATGAGCTGCATACCAAGAATTTTGAGAAAGTGGATGAATTCTTGATGGAAGAGATCATGGTTTTACAGGAATCAAAAGGGATTGGATTGCCAAACTTCCTTCCTCGAGGTGTTTTCCTCAATGTTTTGCAGAGAAAAGTGAAGGAAATTGCTGCCTCTCCAGAGGATTTTGTGGGGAAACTGTGGAATTACTTAGAGCGAGTTGTAATCATAGTTTTAATGCATCATTGTGAGAACTATCCGCAGCTTCAGTCTTCTACTAGAAGAGCAGCCCAAAACTTGATTgccaagaaaaagaatgaatcaGTTGATTGGGTAAGGGAAATCATCGGGATGGAAAAGCTGACTGATTACACTTGTAATCCTGACTATTTAACTACTTATAGTAAGTTCATGGCTCAACAAAACACGTTCATGGAGATTATGAATGATCATGGGAAGTACTCCATGATAAACCTTGAAGGGGTAGGAGTAATCGACGTTGGTCATTTGAGGAAGCATCTAGATGTGGTGCAACAGGCTTTCGATTTGAAGATGAGAATGATGGCCTACTGGAAAATTGTGCTAATGAGGCTGGTGGATTCTATGGCCTTACACATAATGTTCAGCATACGAAACATGATTAACAAGGAGATGGAAAACGAGATCATACAGGATCTGATGGCACCACATGGTGGTGGAATTGAAAGAATGCTTGACGAGTCACCTTTGGTTGCTGAGAAACGCAATAGGCTCAAAAAGAGTGTCAAGCTTCTCAAGGAGTCCAAAGAGGTGGTGGCCAATATCATGGACAGGATTTCACTTCACGATGATAATGAAAGGGACTAA